From the Lathyrus oleraceus cultivar Zhongwan6 chromosome 4, CAAS_Psat_ZW6_1.0, whole genome shotgun sequence genome, one window contains:
- the LOC127075134 gene encoding nucleobase-ascorbate transporter 6 — MAGGGAAPQPKQDELLPHPVKDQLPNVSYCITSPPPWPEAILLGFQHYLVMLGTTVLIPSSLVPQMGGGNEEKAKVIQTLLFVAGINTFFQTTFGTRLPAVIGGSYTFVPTTISIILAARYSDIVNPHEKFEKIMRGTQGALIVASTLQIVLGFSGLWRNVVRFLSPLSAVPLVALSGFGLYEFGFPVLAKCVEIGLPEIIILVVFSQYIPHMMKGEKPIFDRFAVIFSVSIVWLYAYLLTVGGAYKNSAPKTQITCRTDRAGIIGGAPWIRVPYPFQWGAPTFDAGETFAMMAASLVALVESTGAFIAVSRYASATPIPPSVLSRGVGWQGVGIMLSGIFGTGNGSSVSVENAGLLALTRVGSRRVVQISAGFMIFFSILGKFGAVFASIPAPIVAALYCLFFAYVGSAGLSFLQFCNLNSFRTKFILGFSIFMGFSIPQYFNEYTAFKGYGPVHTRARWFNDMINVPFASEPFVASFLALFLDVTLHKKDNQTRKDRGMHWWDKFRSFKTDTRSEEFYSLPFNLNKFFPSV, encoded by the exons ATGGCAGGAGGTGGAGCTGCACCACAACCAAAACAAGATGAACTTCTTCCACATCCAGTTAAAGATCAATTACCAAATGTTTCTTATTGCATTACAAGTCCTCCTCCATGGC CCGAGGCAATCCTACTTGGCTTTCAACATTACCTTGTGATGCTTGGAACAACTGTTCTAATTCCAAGCTCTCTAGTTCCTCAAATGGGAGGAGGAAAT GAAGAGAAAGCAAAAGTGATTCAGACTCTACTATTTGTAGCCGGAATTAACACATTTTTCCAAACAACATTCGGGACTCGTCTTCCTGCAGTTATTGGAGGATCCTACACTTTTGTTCCAACAACTATTTCAATTATTTTGGCCGCTCGTTATAGCGACATTGTTAATCCTCACGAG AAGTTTGAGAAGATAATGAGGGGAACACAAGGTGCACTTATAGTTGCTTCAACACTTCAAATTGTTCTTGGTTTTAGTGGACTTTGGCGCAATGTAGTGAG GTTCTTAAGTCCTCTATCCGCAGTTCCCTTGGTTGCTCTCTCAGGCTTTGGACTGTACGAATTCGGATTTCCTGTG CTTGCAAAATGTGTGGAGATTGGACTACCAGAAATCATCATCCTAGTAGTGTTTTCGCAG TACATTCCTCACATGATGAAAGGAGAAAAGCCGATCTTTGATCGATTTGCAGTTATATTCTCGGTTTCAATTGTGTGGCTTTATGCTTATCTTCTTACTGTTGGTGGAGCTTACAAAAACTCAGCACCTAAAACCCAAATTACATGTAGGACGGATCGCGCTGGAATTATAGGCGGTGCTCCTTG GATAAGAGTCCCGTATCCGTTTCAATGGGGAGCTCCAACATTTGATGCTGGCGAAACTTTTGCTATGATGGCTGCTTCACTTGTTGCTCTAGTAGAG TCAACTGGTGCATTCATTGCCGTGTCAAGGTATGCCAGTGCAACTCCGATTCCACCTTCGGTTCTTAGCAGAGGTGTAGGCTGGCAG GGAGTTGGAATAATGTTGTCTGGGATATTTGGGACAGGAAATGGATCATCAGTTTCTGT GGAAAATGCAGGACTATTAGCTTTGACACGCGTAGGTAGCCGAAGGGTTGTTCAAATATCCGCCGGATTCATGATCTTTTTCTCAATTTTAG GAAAATTCGGAGCTGTATTTGCTTCAATTCCAGCACCTATAGTTGCAGCTTTATATTGCCTATTCTTTGCTTATGTGG GCTCTGCAGGTCTTAGCTTCCTTCAATTTTGCAATTTAAACAGTTTTAGAACAAAGTTCATCTTAGGCTTCTCTATTTTCATGGGATTCTCCATACCACAATATTTCAATGAGTACACAGCATTTAAAGGCTATGGTCCCGTACACACGCGCGCAAGATGG TTCAACGACATGATCAATGTTCCGTTTGCGTCTGAACCATTTGTTGCTAGTTTCTTGGCGTTGTTCTTAGACGTAACGTTGCATAAGAAAGACAACCAAACAAGAAAAGATAGAGGAATGCATTGGTGGGATAAGTTTCGGTCTTTTAAGACAGATACAAGGAGTGAAGAATTTTATTCACTTCCTTTCAATCTTAACAAGTTTTTTCCTTCTGTGTAG
- the LOC127075136 gene encoding uncharacterized protein LOC127075136 → MGNCQTVDAAALVIQHPSGKIERLYWSVSASYVMKANPGHYVSLIMPLPQGENSSNNEEKKKPVLFTRVKLLKPDDTLTLGHAYRLITTQEVEKVLKAKKRRTHGKTEEGEEMVELEKESSACESQGMLNTGKMYQAMRADRQRLKVAAPVNPAAPRPKSWRPSLQSISEFSI, encoded by the exons ATGGGGAACTGTCAAACTGTTGATGCTGCAGCACTAGTGATCCAGCACCCTAGTGGAAAGATAGAGAGATTGTATTGGTCAGTGAGTGCAAGTTATGTGATGAAGGCTAATCCTGGTCATTATGTATCACTAATCATGCCATTGCCACAAGGAGAAAATAGTAGTAATAATGAGGAGAAGAAGAAGCCTGTGCTTTTCACTCGTGTTAAGTTGCTTAAGCCTGATGATACCCTCACTTTAGGCCATGCTTATAGGCTCATCACAACTCAAG AGGTTGAGAAGGTTTTGAAAGCAAAGAAGAGGAGGACACATGGAAAGACAGAGGAGGGTGAGGAAATGGTGGAGCTGGAAAAGGAAAGTTCAGCTTGTGAGAGTCAAGGGATGTTGAACACAGGAAAGATGTATCAG GCAATGAGAGCAGACAGACAGAGGCTAAAGGTAGCAGCACCTGTAAATCCTGCTGCACCGAGACCAAAATCATGGCGCCCGTCTTTACAAAGCATCTCAGAGTTTTCCATTTGA
- the LOC127075135 gene encoding protein PLASTID REDOX INSENSITIVE 2, chloroplastic, with translation MLLLNSSLSYACSSFPTPVTLSPSKPLTSKPLTTKPLILRTPCLIPRHYFQCSLPSSSLLARTTFTRVGHSLTQQHVYPDPIPEFAEYETRKFKVELLQKLSEDVDEFGDELDAVVEVCAQIFSKFLHKEYGGPGTLLVTPFTDMLVALKKKKLPGAPQAARASLLWAQNYVDEDWKVWNSKLD, from the exons ATGCTGCTACTCAATTCCTCTCTCTCATATGCATGTTCTTCGTTCCCAACACCAGTTACTCTCTCTCCATCAAAACCACTAACCTCTAAACCCCTAACTACTAAACCCCTTATCCTGCGCACACCCTGCCTTATCCCGCGCCATTATTTCCAATGCTCACTCCCTTCTTCTTCCCTCTTAGCCAGAACCACATTCACACGCGTCGGACACTCACTCACACAGCAGCACGTGTACCCTGACCCAATCCCTGAATTCGCTGAATACGAGACACGCAAATTTAAAGTTGAGCTCTTGCAGAAGCTTTCCGAGGATGTAGACGAGTTCGGTGATGAACTTGATGCGGTTGTTGAAGTTTGTGCTCAG ATATTTAGCAAATTTTTGCACAAGGAGTATGGAGGTCCTGGGACATTGTTGGTGACGCCATTCACGGATATGTTGGTGGCTTTAAAGAAGAAGAAACTACCAGGAGCACCTCAGGCTGCTAGAGCATCACTATTATGGGCACAAAATTATGTTGATGAAGATTGGAAAGTTTGGAACTCAAAACTAGATTGA